One window of the Shewanella cyperi genome contains the following:
- a CDS encoding M13 family metallopeptidase, with amino-acid sequence MTKVTTLALGIALSLGLAACSNQEAKNSTPVVSGIELANFDPAVRHQDDFYYSVNGKWLANTPIPADKSNYGAFSVLYDESQKALKEIVEAAATKTDKQAGSSEQKIGDFYASYMNTAKLEQLGSSPIQVQLKAIAAGNSHQALAALMGDLLTSGVTAPFGFYVNNDAKNSSEYAVYMTQSGLTLPDRDYYLKDDPKFVANREAMANYVTELLEAAGYANAKRAAKSVAEIELFIAQNQWSRVESRDANKAYNKYSRQELTELFGSFDLEAFAAKAGMDDKVKDVIVRQPSFIEALGKQYQQFPVSAWQDYLAFHLVDGAAELLSEQFANLHFNFHDKTLAGIEEQAPRWKLAVDAADSVIGELVGEQYVKQHFKPEAKARMEAMIKNLIKGFEVSINDLEWMTPDTKKAAQEKLSKFTYKIGYPDKWKDYSGLEIKADDLVGNYVRYAKFEYADMLGKLGKPIDRTEWHMTPQTVNAYYNPVMNEIVFPAAILQPPFFNMEADDAVNYGGIGAVIGHEISHGFDDQGAKYDGDGNLRNWWSDKDREEFQKRGKQLSAQYSHFEALPGKFVNGDLTLGENIGDLGGLTVALRSYHLSLNGKEAPVMDGLSGDQRFFMGWSQVWRRNYREEELGRRLMTDNHSPSHFRAMGTPRNITGFYQAFDVKAQDKMYLAPEERVKIW; translated from the coding sequence ATGACAAAAGTAACCACTCTGGCACTGGGCATAGCCCTCAGCCTGGGACTGGCAGCCTGCAGCAACCAGGAAGCCAAGAACAGCACTCCCGTAGTATCGGGTATTGAATTGGCCAATTTTGATCCCGCAGTGCGCCATCAGGACGACTTCTATTACAGCGTTAACGGCAAGTGGTTGGCCAACACTCCAATCCCGGCCGACAAATCCAACTACGGCGCCTTCTCTGTGCTCTATGACGAGAGCCAGAAAGCCCTCAAGGAAATAGTCGAGGCCGCAGCCACCAAGACTGATAAGCAAGCAGGTTCATCTGAGCAAAAGATCGGTGATTTTTACGCCAGCTACATGAACACCGCCAAGCTGGAGCAATTGGGCAGCAGCCCAATTCAGGTGCAGTTGAAGGCTATCGCCGCCGGCAACAGCCATCAGGCACTGGCAGCTCTGATGGGGGACCTGCTCACCAGCGGTGTGACCGCACCGTTCGGTTTTTACGTCAATAACGATGCCAAAAACTCCTCTGAGTATGCGGTGTACATGACCCAGAGTGGCCTGACCCTGCCGGACCGGGATTACTATCTCAAGGATGATCCCAAATTCGTCGCCAACCGTGAGGCGATGGCCAATTACGTGACCGAGTTGCTGGAGGCCGCAGGCTATGCCAATGCCAAGCGTGCCGCCAAGAGCGTCGCCGAGATTGAACTCTTTATCGCCCAGAACCAATGGAGCCGGGTCGAGTCCCGTGACGCCAACAAGGCCTACAACAAGTACAGCCGTCAGGAGCTGACCGAACTGTTCGGCAGTTTCGATTTGGAAGCCTTTGCCGCCAAGGCCGGCATGGATGACAAGGTTAAAGACGTGATAGTGCGCCAGCCTTCCTTCATCGAAGCCCTTGGCAAGCAGTATCAGCAGTTCCCGGTCAGCGCCTGGCAGGATTATCTGGCGTTCCACCTGGTGGACGGTGCCGCTGAACTGCTCAGCGAGCAATTTGCCAACCTGCATTTCAACTTCCATGACAAGACCCTGGCGGGCATCGAGGAACAGGCTCCGCGCTGGAAACTTGCCGTGGATGCGGCCGACAGCGTCATTGGTGAGCTGGTGGGCGAGCAATACGTCAAGCAGCACTTCAAACCGGAAGCCAAGGCCCGTATGGAAGCCATGATCAAGAACCTGATTAAGGGATTCGAGGTCAGCATCAATGATCTGGAATGGATGACACCGGATACCAAGAAGGCAGCCCAGGAAAAACTGTCCAAGTTTACCTACAAGATTGGCTATCCGGATAAATGGAAGGACTACAGCGGTCTGGAGATCAAGGCCGACGATCTGGTGGGCAACTATGTGCGTTACGCCAAGTTTGAATACGCCGACATGCTGGGTAAACTCGGCAAGCCAATTGATCGCACCGAGTGGCATATGACACCGCAGACGGTCAATGCTTACTACAATCCTGTGATGAATGAAATTGTGTTCCCGGCCGCCATTCTGCAGCCGCCATTCTTCAATATGGAAGCCGATGACGCGGTGAACTACGGTGGCATAGGTGCTGTGATTGGCCACGAAATCAGCCACGGTTTTGATGACCAGGGCGCCAAGTATGACGGCGATGGCAACCTGCGTAACTGGTGGTCCGATAAAGATCGTGAAGAATTCCAGAAACGCGGCAAGCAGCTGTCTGCCCAGTACAGCCATTTTGAGGCCCTGCCGGGCAAATTCGTCAACGGCGATCTGACCCTTGGCGAAAACATCGGCGATCTCGGTGGCTTGACCGTGGCGCTGCGCTCCTACCATCTGAGCCTCAACGGCAAGGAAGCACCTGTGATGGACGGTCTGAGCGGCGACCAACGCTTCTTTATGGGCTGGTCCCAGGTGTGGCGTCGCAACTACCGTGAGGAGGAGCTGGGGCGCCGTCTGATGACCGACAATCACTCTCCGAGCCATTTCCGAGCCATGGGCACGCCAAGAAACATTACCGGTTTCTACCAGGCCTTTGACGTCAAGGCGCAGGACAAGATGTATCTGGCCCCGGAAGAAAGGGTCAAGATTTGGTAA
- the hxpB gene encoding hexitol phosphatase HxpB produces MIPSTIQAVIFDMDGVLIDSEPVWQQAEYEVLRDLGLPLQRKDILETVGLRIDQVVDYWYRRMPWDNYDNGAVAAQIVDRVIAYIKKEGAPMAGVLDALACCKARGLKVGLATSSSWTIIDAVLDKLEIRHCFDAMESAEHLAYGKPHPEVYLNCAAKLGVPARLCLAIEDSFNGLIAARAATMHTLAIPPAHERGQPRWVIAHERAETLTELPALLAGD; encoded by the coding sequence ATGATCCCAAGCACGATCCAGGCAGTGATTTTTGACATGGATGGCGTCCTTATAGATTCAGAACCCGTATGGCAACAGGCCGAATACGAAGTGCTGAGAGATCTGGGATTACCCTTGCAACGCAAAGACATTTTGGAAACCGTCGGCCTGCGAATCGATCAGGTGGTGGATTATTGGTATCGACGTATGCCCTGGGACAATTACGACAATGGCGCAGTGGCGGCGCAGATTGTCGACCGCGTCATCGCATATATCAAAAAAGAAGGCGCACCCATGGCCGGGGTACTCGATGCCCTGGCGTGTTGTAAGGCCCGGGGCCTGAAGGTGGGCCTGGCGACCTCTTCCAGCTGGACCATCATAGATGCGGTACTGGATAAGCTTGAGATAAGGCACTGTTTCGACGCCATGGAGTCGGCCGAACATCTGGCCTATGGCAAGCCCCATCCCGAGGTCTACCTCAATTGCGCCGCCAAACTCGGGGTACCGGCCCGTCTGTGTCTGGCCATAGAGGACTCATTCAACGGCCTGATTGCGGCCCGTGCCGCCACCATGCACACCCTGGCAATTCCTCCGGCCCACGAGCGCGGCCAGCCCCGCTGGGTCATAGCCCATGAGCGGGCCGAGACCCTGACTGAGCTGCCAGCGCTGCTGGCGGGAGACTGA
- a CDS encoding patatin-like phospholipase family protein gives MIRLVPLLLLLSVSQAWARPTVGLVLSGGGAKGAAHVGVLKVLEANHIPVDYVAGTSIGAYVAGMYALGYSATEIEAIMMNVDWNAGYSDTIPRESLGYRDKQLRDQYNIPLNLGYVDNEVKTPSGLLQGQSMSILLRQSTDLVRQFGSFDELAIPYRAVATDLETSQPVILSRGSIVNAMQASATVPGALQPMVQDGKLLVDGGIANNMPVDVVKAMGAEVVIAVDIGSPLVDKSQLNSTIAVLNQLSTMLTNVSTEAQKKLLTDKDVLIRPAIDDLSTTDFSVMSRALPLGEVAANAALAQLSHLSLSEEEYLAYRAAKRQKSLQWLGEFERPVVRVAFDNHSKVSESLLRDTLGIAPGKAVTSEELNQGIERLYALNRFERVDAEFADTADGRVLTVNTKAKSWGPNYFQLGFNWEDDFTLDSAVTLDLAYTMTDVNSKGAEWRNELKLGYEKMAATEFYQPLDPDQSFYGRSRYEYEIKAWELFDANNKLFELTKKTHRADLGLGYNYHQHGIIELGFTGEIGTLSNDALLVSDFGFNSYGGYFKFGFDNLDSISFPTSGNRVTLNVYVRKEKFDDVPEELASISSVQVEADWKGALGFGNHAFVGKVSLSTVNEEGEETLNLSELGGFLNLSGYHKNSLLGVHKLFGAFIYQYDLGRDALGMQDYPLYLGASVEAGNVWWQRSDVALNDLIYAGSLYIGTDTDLGPAALGFGLSDDGERAFYLFVGKNF, from the coding sequence ATGATCCGTCTTGTGCCGCTTTTGCTGCTGTTATCCGTCTCCCAGGCTTGGGCCAGGCCGACCGTTGGTCTGGTGCTCAGCGGTGGTGGGGCCAAGGGCGCCGCCCATGTGGGGGTGCTCAAGGTGCTCGAGGCCAATCATATTCCCGTGGATTATGTGGCCGGTACCAGCATAGGTGCCTATGTGGCCGGCATGTATGCCTTGGGCTACAGCGCCACGGAAATTGAGGCCATCATGATGAACGTGGACTGGAATGCCGGCTATTCGGACACCATACCGCGGGAGTCATTGGGGTACCGTGACAAGCAGCTGCGGGATCAATACAACATTCCGCTTAATCTGGGTTATGTGGACAACGAGGTAAAGACCCCCAGTGGCTTGCTGCAGGGGCAATCCATGTCGATATTGCTGCGTCAGTCAACGGACTTGGTCAGGCAATTTGGCAGCTTTGACGAACTGGCCATTCCTTACCGGGCGGTGGCGACCGATCTGGAAACCAGTCAGCCAGTGATCCTGTCACGGGGCAGCATAGTCAATGCCATGCAGGCTTCGGCCACAGTACCAGGCGCCTTGCAGCCCATGGTTCAGGACGGCAAGTTGCTGGTGGACGGCGGCATTGCCAATAACATGCCGGTGGATGTGGTCAAGGCCATGGGCGCCGAGGTGGTGATTGCTGTCGACATAGGCTCCCCCCTGGTGGACAAGAGCCAGCTGAACAGCACCATAGCCGTGCTGAACCAGTTGTCGACCATGCTGACCAACGTCAGCACCGAGGCACAGAAAAAACTGCTGACCGACAAAGATGTGTTGATCCGTCCGGCAATTGATGATCTCAGCACCACAGACTTCAGCGTTATGAGCCGCGCCCTGCCCCTGGGGGAAGTGGCTGCCAATGCAGCTTTGGCGCAACTGAGCCACCTGAGTCTGTCCGAGGAGGAATACCTGGCCTATCGGGCGGCCAAAAGGCAAAAGTCGCTGCAATGGCTGGGTGAATTTGAGCGCCCCGTGGTGCGCGTTGCTTTTGATAATCACTCCAAGGTCAGTGAGAGCCTGCTGCGGGATACCCTCGGCATTGCGCCCGGTAAGGCTGTGACCAGTGAAGAGTTGAATCAGGGCATTGAGCGGCTTTATGCCCTTAACCGTTTTGAGCGGGTGGATGCTGAGTTTGCCGATACCGCCGACGGTCGGGTGCTGACGGTCAACACCAAGGCCAAATCCTGGGGGCCGAATTACTTCCAGTTGGGATTCAATTGGGAAGATGATTTCACCCTGGATTCGGCCGTGACCCTGGATCTGGCCTACACCATGACAGATGTGAACAGCAAAGGTGCCGAATGGCGCAACGAGCTGAAGCTCGGCTACGAGAAAATGGCGGCCACCGAGTTTTATCAGCCACTGGACCCTGACCAATCCTTCTATGGCCGCAGTCGTTATGAATACGAAATTAAGGCCTGGGAGCTGTTCGATGCCAATAACAAGCTGTTCGAGTTGACCAAGAAGACCCACAGGGCTGATCTGGGATTGGGCTACAACTATCACCAACATGGCATCATAGAGCTGGGCTTTACCGGCGAAATTGGCACCCTCAGTAACGATGCCTTACTGGTGTCGGATTTTGGCTTCAACTCTTATGGTGGCTATTTCAAATTCGGCTTTGATAACCTCGACAGCATCAGTTTTCCGACCTCGGGTAACCGTGTGACCCTGAATGTCTATGTGCGCAAAGAGAAATTTGATGATGTGCCGGAAGAACTGGCCTCCATTTCCTCGGTGCAGGTTGAGGCCGATTGGAAAGGGGCGCTGGGCTTTGGCAATCACGCCTTTGTCGGCAAGGTGTCGCTGTCCACAGTCAATGAAGAAGGTGAGGAAACCCTGAACCTGTCGGAGTTGGGTGGCTTTCTCAATCTCTCGGGCTATCACAAGAATTCCCTGTTGGGGGTCCACAAGCTGTTTGGCGCCTTTATCTATCAATACGATCTGGGCCGTGATGCCCTGGGAATGCAGGACTATCCCTTGTATCTGGGGGCCAGCGTTGAAGCCGGCAATGTCTGGTGGCAACGCAGTGATGTGGCCCTGAACGATCTTATTTATGCCGGTAGCCTCTATATAGGTACCGACACGGATCTGGGGCCGGCGGCGCTGGGATTTGGTCTGTCCGATGATGGTGAGCGGGCCTTCTATCTGTTTGTCGGCAAGAATTTTTAA
- the acnB gene encoding bifunctional aconitate hydratase 2/2-methylisocitrate dehydratase, whose protein sequence is MLEAYRKHVEERAAEGVVPKPLDAHQVAELVELVKNPPAGEEAFILDLLENRIPPGVDEAAYVKAGFLDAVAKGDAKSPILSAERAVELLGTMQGGYNIEPLIHQLDNDKLAPLAAKALSHTLLMFDSFHDVVEKMNAGNAFAKQVVESWANAEWFLSRPKLADKISLTVFKVTGETNTDDLSPAPDAWSRPDIPLHALAMLKNARDGIEPDQPGVIGPVKKLEELKTKGFPLVYVGDVVGTGSSRKSATNSVLWFMGDDIPNVPNKRAGGFCLGGKIAPIFFNTMEDAGALPIELDVSKMDMGDVIDIFPYQGVVKRHGSDEVISEFELKTDVLLDEVRAGGRIPLIIGRGLTDKAREVLGLAASKEFVRPQDVADTGKGYTLAQKMVGKACGVAGVRPGQYCEPKMTSVGSQDTTGPMTRDELKDLACLGFSADLTMQSFCHTAAYPKPVDVNTHHTLPDFIMNRGGISLRPGDGVIHSWLNRMLLPDTVGTGGDSHTRFPIGISFPAGSGLVAFAAATGVMPLDMPESVLVRFKGKMQPGITLRDLVHAIPHKAIEMGLLTVEKKGKKNIFSGRILEIEGLEHLKVEQAFELSDASAERSAAGCTIKLDKDPIIEYLNSNIVMLKWMIAEGYGDRRTIERRIKGMEEWLKNPELMEADKDAEYAAVIEIDLDAIKEPILCAPNDPDDAVLLSSVANTKIDEVFVGSCMTNIGHFRATGKMLDKFAKTLPTRLWIAPPTKMDKDQLTEEGYYGIFGRVGARIEIPGCSLCMGNQARVADGSTVVSTSTRNFPNRLGTGANVYLASAELAAVAALLGRLPTAEEYQVYAKELDATAADTYRYLNFDQIDSYTDKASKVIFQSAV, encoded by the coding sequence GTGCTAGAAGCATACCGTAAACACGTCGAAGAACGTGCTGCAGAGGGCGTAGTCCCTAAGCCACTCGATGCCCATCAAGTGGCCGAACTGGTTGAATTAGTCAAGAATCCCCCAGCAGGCGAAGAAGCCTTTATCCTGGATCTGCTGGAAAACCGTATTCCCCCAGGTGTGGATGAAGCCGCCTATGTTAAGGCCGGTTTCCTGGACGCCGTAGCCAAGGGCGACGCCAAGTCTCCAATCCTGAGTGCCGAACGTGCCGTTGAGCTGCTGGGCACCATGCAGGGTGGTTACAACATTGAGCCGCTGATCCATCAACTGGACAACGACAAGTTGGCCCCGCTGGCCGCCAAGGCCCTGTCACACACCCTGCTGATGTTCGATTCTTTCCACGACGTGGTTGAGAAGATGAACGCCGGCAACGCCTTTGCCAAGCAAGTGGTTGAGTCCTGGGCCAACGCCGAGTGGTTCCTGAGCCGTCCCAAGCTGGCGGACAAGATCTCCCTGACCGTGTTCAAGGTGACCGGTGAAACCAACACCGACGACCTGTCTCCTGCTCCCGATGCCTGGTCTCGTCCCGATATCCCGCTGCATGCCCTGGCGATGCTGAAAAACGCCCGTGACGGCATTGAGCCCGATCAACCAGGCGTGATTGGCCCGGTCAAGAAGCTTGAAGAGCTGAAGACCAAAGGCTTCCCACTGGTGTACGTGGGTGACGTGGTAGGTACAGGTTCATCCCGTAAGTCTGCCACCAACTCTGTGCTGTGGTTCATGGGCGATGATATCCCCAACGTACCCAACAAGCGTGCCGGTGGTTTCTGTCTGGGTGGCAAGATTGCCCCAATCTTCTTCAACACCATGGAGGATGCCGGCGCCCTGCCAATCGAGCTGGACGTGAGCAAGATGGACATGGGTGACGTGATCGATATCTTCCCATACCAAGGTGTGGTGAAGCGTCACGGCAGCGATGAAGTGATCTCCGAATTTGAACTCAAGACCGACGTGCTGCTGGACGAAGTCCGCGCCGGTGGTCGTATTCCACTGATCATTGGTCGTGGTCTGACCGACAAGGCCCGTGAAGTGCTGGGTCTGGCGGCTTCCAAAGAATTCGTACGTCCCCAGGACGTGGCCGACACCGGCAAGGGTTACACCCTGGCCCAGAAGATGGTTGGTAAGGCTTGCGGCGTAGCCGGCGTGCGTCCCGGTCAGTACTGCGAGCCCAAGATGACTTCTGTGGGTTCGCAGGACACCACAGGTCCTATGACCCGTGATGAGCTGAAAGATCTGGCCTGTCTGGGTTTCAGTGCGGACCTGACCATGCAGTCTTTCTGTCACACTGCCGCTTATCCAAAGCCAGTGGACGTGAACACTCACCACACCCTGCCTGACTTCATCATGAACCGCGGTGGTATTTCCCTGCGTCCAGGTGACGGTGTTATCCACTCCTGGCTGAACCGTATGCTGCTGCCCGATACAGTAGGTACAGGTGGTGACTCTCACACCCGTTTCCCAATCGGTATCTCTTTCCCAGCCGGTTCCGGTCTGGTGGCCTTCGCGGCTGCCACAGGTGTGATGCCACTGGATATGCCTGAGTCAGTGCTGGTGCGCTTCAAGGGCAAGATGCAACCCGGTATCACCCTGCGCGATCTGGTACACGCTATCCCGCACAAGGCCATCGAAATGGGTCTGCTGACCGTTGAGAAGAAAGGCAAGAAGAACATCTTCTCCGGCCGTATTCTCGAAATCGAAGGTCTGGAGCACCTGAAGGTAGAGCAGGCATTCGAACTGTCCGATGCCTCTGCCGAGCGTTCTGCTGCCGGTTGTACCATCAAGCTGGATAAAGATCCTATCATCGAGTATCTGAACTCCAACATCGTCATGCTCAAGTGGATGATTGCCGAAGGTTACGGTGATCGCCGTACTATAGAGCGCCGCATCAAGGGCATGGAAGAGTGGCTGAAGAATCCTGAGCTGATGGAAGCCGATAAGGATGCCGAGTACGCCGCAGTTATCGAAATCGATCTGGATGCCATCAAGGAGCCTATCCTGTGTGCCCCTAACGATCCGGACGATGCCGTGTTGCTGTCCAGCGTGGCCAACACCAAGATCGATGAAGTGTTCGTCGGCTCCTGTATGACCAACATTGGTCACTTCCGTGCCACAGGTAAGATGTTGGACAAGTTTGCCAAGACTCTGCCTACCCGTCTGTGGATTGCGCCGCCAACCAAGATGGACAAGGATCAGCTGACCGAAGAAGGTTACTACGGTATTTTCGGCCGTGTCGGTGCCCGCATCGAAATCCCGGGTTGTTCTCTGTGTATGGGTAACCAGGCTCGCGTGGCCGACGGTTCAACCGTGGTATCTACCTCTACCCGTAACTTCCCGAACCGTCTGGGTACAGGTGCCAACGTGTATCTGGCCTCAGCGGAACTGGCTGCCGTGGCTGCCCTGCTGGGTCGTCTGCCAACTGCCGAGGAATATCAGGTATACGCCAAGGAACTCGACGCCACTGCCGCCGATACCTACCGTTACCTGAACTTCGATCAGATAGACTCCTACACAGACAAGGCGTCCAAGGTGATCTTCCAGTCTGCGGTCTAA